In one window of Archocentrus centrarchus isolate MPI-CPG fArcCen1 chromosome 11, fArcCen1, whole genome shotgun sequence DNA:
- the LOC115787595 gene encoding germ cell-specific gene 1-like protein, which produces MLEKMSRRNRSLLSLFLTSLALTLSVWAFCTSYWCEGTHKVVKPVCLSPVKMKNCGQNNSQPYTTEGPTPDLRNPASNVTLSPQQKEELARMRKKQLANAVHYIWETGEDKYMLRYFHTGFWLSCEKHNEGADQEEKCRSFIELTPGETQGVLWLSVISEFMYIGLLAMGFLLMCVEALCLCAKREMNALKINAFAAMCTVLSGMMGMVAHMMYTTVFQLTVSIGPKDWRPQSWDYGWSFALAWLSFSCCMAAAVATLNSYTKTIIEMKHRARVRLEEARNTTSAPSYEEVVRAGPGGIYSVSQLMQLGQQGVLMDPLWPRGVGPAVGPLACGAGGALLVGGGGIGVGGMGNLGVGMGMGEDGVGGIASLSGIGGMATMAGVGGNCVGMGGGAGGGVGGPVGAMGAGGVGGGKLVDPRGVVVVEGCGTEGCEDCEREMDEINYALQEEREDSLC; this is translated from the exons ATGCTGGAGAAAATGTCCAGGCGTAACCGCTCCCTGCTGTCGCTTTTCCTCACCTCGCTGGCCCTCACGCTGTCCGTCTGGGCTTTCTGCACCTCCTACTGGTGCGAAGGGACGCACAAGGTGGTGAAACCGGTGTGCCTGTCGCCGGTCAAGATGAAAAACTGTGGGCAGAACAACAGCCAGCCATACACCACAG AGGGCCCCACCCCAGACCTGAGGAACCCAGCCTCCAATGTCACGCTCTCTCCTCAGCAGAAGGAGGAGCTGGCCAGGATGAGGAAAAAGCAGCTGGCTAACGCTGTCCACTACATCTGGGAGACGGGCGAGGACAAGTACATGCTGAGATACTTCCACACCGGCTTCTGGCTCTCCTGTGAGAAGCACAATGAAG GTGCAGATCAGGAAGAAAAGTGTCGGAGCTTCATTGAGCTGACACCAGGAGAGACACAAG GTGTGCTCTGGCTGTCCGTCATCAGTGAGTTCATGTACATCGGTCTTCTGGCTATGGGTTTCCTCCTGATGTGTGTGGAAGCTTTGTGTCTCTGTGCCAAGAGGGAGATGAATGCCCTCAAGATCAACGCCTTTGCGGCCATGTGCACCGTCCTCTCGG GCATGATGGGGATGGTAGCTCACATGATGTACACCACAGTGTTTCAGTTGACTGTGAGCATTGGACCTAAAGACTGGAGGCCACAGAGCTGGGACTATGGATGGTCTTTTGc CTTGGCTTGGCTTTCATTCAGCTGCTGCATGGCAGCTGCTGTGGCCACACTGAACTCCTACACAAAGACCATTATAGAGATGAAGCACCGGGCTCGGGTGAGGCTGGAGGAGGCCCGAAATACCACCAGTGCCCCCTCCTATGAGGAGGTTGTTCGAGCTGGGCCAGGAGGGATTTACTCCGTCAGTCAGCTGATGCAGCTTGGCCAACAGGGGGTTCTGATGGACCCACTGTGGCCCAGAGGAGTGGGACCAGCTGTTGGACCTCTGGCATGTGGTGCTGGGGGAGCGCTACTtgttggaggaggaggaattgGAGTTGGAGGCATGGGAAATCTTGGTGTTGGGATGGGAATGGGGGAAGATGGAGTGGGAGGAATTGCATCCTTGTCAGGCATTGGAGGAATGGCTACAATGGCAGGAGTAGGAGGAAATTGTGTTGGAATGGGaggtggagcaggaggaggagttgGAGGACCAGTGGGAGCAATGGGAGCAGGTGGAGTGGGAGGGGGGAAGCTGGTAGATCCTCGtggagtggtggtggtggaggggtgcgGCACCGAAGGATGTGAAGACTGTGAACGTGAGATGGACGAGATAAATTATGCTCTGCAGGAGGAGCGAGAGGACTCGCTCTGCTAA
- the LOC115787596 gene encoding recoverin-like, whose protein sequence is MGNSKSGAVSKEILEDLKLNTKFSETEIVQWYENFKKQCPTGRITKEEFQTIYSKFFPDSDANTYAQHVFRSFDTNDDGTLDFKEYIIALHMTSTGKTTRKLEWAFSLFDVDKNGYITKSETKEICTAIFKLIPKEELMKLPEDENTAEKRADKLWKYFNKGDNDRIAEGEFIQGVLDNEDALRLIQYSPLK, encoded by the exons ATGGGTAATAGCAAGAGTGGAGCTGTGTCCAAGGAGATCCTGGAGGACCTGAAGCTCAACACCAAGTTCTCAGAGACTGAGATTGTCCAGTGGTACGAAAACTTCAAGAAACAGTGTCCAACAGGCCGCATCACAAAAGAGGAGTTTCAGACAATCTACAGCAAGTTCTTTCCAGACAGTGATGCCAATACATATGCTCAACATGTCTTCCGCTCCTTTGACACAAATGATGATGGCACTCTGGACTTCAAGGAGTACATCATTGCCCTCCACATGACATCAACAGGAAAGACCACCAGGAAACTGGAATGGGCCTTCTCACTGTTTGACGTAGACAAGAATGGATACATCACCAAGTCAGAGACCAAAGAAATTTGCACG GCAATTTTTAAGCTGATTCCCAAAGAGGAACTGATGAAGTTGCCTGAAGatgaaaacacagctgaaaaGAGGGCAGATAAACTCTGGAAATATTTTAACAAGGGTGACAATG aCCGAATCGCAGAAGGGGAGTTCATCCAGGGAGTTTTGGATAACGAAGATGCTCTCCGCTTGATTCAGTATTCACCTTTAAAGTAG